The proteins below come from a single Mauremys reevesii isolate NIE-2019 linkage group 6, ASM1616193v1, whole genome shotgun sequence genomic window:
- the TMEM167A gene encoding protein kish-A isoform X3: MSAIFNFQSLLTVILLLICTCAYIRSLAPSLLDKNKTGLLGIFWKCARIGERKSPYVAVCCIVMAFSILFAQ, encoded by the exons TCTGCAATCTTCAACTTTCAGAGCCTACTGACAGTAATCTTGCTGCTCATATGTACCTGTGCTTATATCAGATCCTTGGCTCCCAGCTTACTGGACAAAAATAAAACTGG ATTATTGGGAATATTCTGGAAGTGTGCCAGGATTG GTGAACGGAAGAGTCCATATGTGGCTGTGTGCTGTATAGTGATGGCCTTCAGCATTCTGTTCGCACAGTAG